One window from the genome of Acuticoccus sp. I52.16.1 encodes:
- a CDS encoding peptidase domain-containing ABC transporter, translated as MSALAVGVEAVAGRPPAIAPPAAAPPPPSPAPDDVASATPLSDLQRFELALDRLVAMLGASRGEARRSGPLRLLCAMCLLTETDFHVRHLAAALPAEARALDAGDVVTAMANLGFHATRARGRGAHLRAARLPVLFIPRRGAPMVLFACPDTGAPRILGDEGPSVPVGRLARGESWSFARNEEHQLDKVQRTHTGDTWFRAMLALFPRAGIALLMCSFAAAGAAILLPLFTIQTYAQVISLGSAEPLPAFVVGMLLVVGVEAMLLTRRKRILAFLANRIEYLIGTLSFERILKIRASIAERAAVTDQAARLRTVENVRDFVTGPGFVSILEAPTALASVAVMGLLAGWVAVVPVLAIAAHLVVFIQMRRRARVMTSIAADESTEMQRITIETFEKRDAIREAGLQHLWSERMVDSVRRQQRAQVRLRMTGTAAEALSTFVLMTGGIMVLVAGAHAVWAGAIGPGGLLAITILGLRALTPFHTLCLSIGRFEQLRNSVQQINQLMDMVPERDPDRDYVELKSLRGAVSFLNAGFRASDTRPVFVGLDIEIEPGDIVAITGANGSGKSTVLKLVMGLGDLSIGAIRIDGIDMRQLALDELRRRIAYVPQQPRLFPGTLRENLQFARPMATAEKMKRALRQTGLLEAIAQLPGGLDQAIGPEDIAGLTPEFVFKFALAQAVLTEPSLLLIDEIPNALLDGAVGRILKRLVGESGKRTTVIFVSHRTDYLALAERVVALRYGKVPVVSTPATLLARFE; from the coding sequence GTGAGCGCGCTGGCCGTCGGGGTCGAGGCCGTCGCCGGGCGGCCGCCGGCGATCGCGCCGCCCGCTGCCGCGCCGCCGCCCCCGTCCCCGGCGCCGGACGACGTGGCGAGCGCCACTCCGCTGTCCGACCTGCAACGCTTCGAGCTGGCGCTGGACCGTCTCGTCGCCATGCTCGGCGCCAGCCGTGGCGAGGCGCGGCGCTCGGGACCGTTGCGCCTCCTGTGTGCCATGTGCCTCCTGACCGAGACGGACTTCCATGTCCGCCATCTCGCGGCCGCGCTCCCGGCCGAAGCGCGCGCATTGGACGCCGGCGACGTCGTCACTGCGATGGCGAACCTCGGGTTCCATGCGACGCGGGCCCGCGGGCGCGGCGCGCATCTGCGGGCGGCGCGGCTGCCGGTCCTCTTCATCCCGCGGCGCGGCGCACCCATGGTGCTGTTCGCCTGCCCGGACACCGGTGCCCCGCGGATCCTGGGGGACGAGGGGCCGAGCGTGCCGGTCGGGCGTCTGGCCCGCGGCGAAAGCTGGTCGTTCGCCCGCAACGAGGAGCACCAGCTCGACAAGGTGCAGCGCACGCACACCGGCGACACCTGGTTTCGCGCCATGCTGGCGCTGTTCCCGCGGGCCGGCATCGCGCTCTTGATGTGCTCGTTCGCCGCCGCGGGCGCCGCGATCCTGCTGCCGCTCTTCACCATCCAGACCTACGCCCAGGTCATCAGCCTCGGCTCGGCCGAGCCGCTGCCGGCCTTCGTCGTCGGCATGTTGCTTGTGGTGGGGGTGGAGGCCATGCTGCTCACCCGCCGCAAGCGCATCCTCGCCTTCCTCGCCAATCGCATCGAGTATCTGATCGGCACGCTCTCGTTCGAGCGCATCCTCAAGATCCGCGCCTCGATCGCCGAGCGCGCCGCAGTGACCGACCAGGCGGCGCGGCTGCGCACGGTGGAGAACGTGCGCGACTTCGTCACCGGACCGGGTTTCGTGTCGATACTGGAGGCGCCGACGGCGCTGGCCTCGGTCGCGGTCATGGGATTGCTCGCCGGCTGGGTCGCGGTGGTGCCGGTGTTGGCGATCGCGGCGCACCTCGTCGTCTTCATCCAGATGCGTCGGCGCGCGCGGGTCATGACCAGCATCGCCGCCGACGAGTCGACCGAGATGCAGCGCATCACCATCGAGACGTTCGAGAAGCGGGACGCCATCCGCGAGGCCGGGCTGCAACACCTTTGGTCCGAGCGCATGGTCGATTCGGTGCGCCGCCAGCAGCGCGCCCAGGTGCGCCTCCGGATGACCGGTACGGCGGCCGAGGCGCTCTCCACCTTCGTGCTGATGACCGGCGGGATCATGGTTCTCGTCGCCGGGGCGCACGCGGTCTGGGCCGGGGCCATCGGACCGGGCGGGCTCCTGGCGATCACCATCCTCGGCCTGCGCGCGCTGACGCCCTTCCACACGCTGTGCCTGTCGATCGGGCGGTTCGAGCAGCTGCGCAACTCCGTCCAGCAGATCAACCAGCTGATGGACATGGTGCCCGAGCGCGACCCCGACCGCGATTATGTGGAGCTGAAGTCGCTGCGCGGCGCGGTGAGCTTCCTCAACGCCGGCTTCCGGGCAAGTGACACGCGGCCCGTCTTCGTCGGCCTCGACATCGAGATCGAGCCGGGCGACATCGTGGCGATCACCGGAGCCAACGGGTCGGGCAAGTCCACCGTGCTGAAGCTGGTGATGGGTCTCGGCGACCTCTCGATCGGCGCGATCCGCATCGACGGGATCGACATGCGCCAGCTCGCGCTCGACGAGCTGCGCCGGCGCATCGCCTACGTGCCGCAGCAACCGCGCCTCTTTCCGGGGACCCTGCGCGAGAACCTCCAGTTCGCGCGGCCGATGGCGACGGCCGAGAAGATGAAACGGGCGCTGCGCCAGACGGGGCTGCTGGAGGCGATCGCGCAGCTTCCCGGCGGACTCGACCAAGCCATCGGCCCCGAGGACATCGCCGGGCTGACGCCCGAGTTCGTGTTCAAGTTCGCGCTGGCGCAGGCGGTCCTGACCGAGCCGAGCCTGCTGCTGATCGACGAGATCCCCAACGCCCTGCTCGACGGGGCCGTCGGCCGCATCCTGAAGCGGCTCGTCGGCGAGAGCGGCAAGCGTACGACCGTGATCTTCGTGTCGCACCGGACCGACTACCTGGCGCTGGCCGAGCGTGTCGTCGCGCTGCGCTACGGCAAGGTTCCCGTGGTCTCGACGCCGGCCACCCTGCTCGCGAGGTTCGAATGA
- a CDS encoding HlyD family type I secretion periplasmic adaptor subunit, whose amino-acid sequence MKLVPIIGGAPERREPEPPRRIDPLRRLTMPVLVEEATSGAFLRRTALTIAAAFIALIVWSALATVHEVSRAQGMVVPAGFERIIQHYEGGIVAEILVEAGQSVYQGQPLFVLDDAATAEDLAVASRQRDSIAAEIESLMALAEDREPDFSRFDSRVAASMRVAHTSQRDALDKEHTLIASRIEQARSMLKSVEAQLDGYEDDRRFAEENFARIDALVKKGFSTRALLAERRKAISDVENATAVAVEKKQAAREKLNEATGNLAAFLARTRADRATRIQELQTTLSRMSGDLSKQKRRRDRLTVSSPVHGLVKSLEVTTIGGVVKSGQPLATIVPVGEELTAETRIPVSEIGYVAIGLSAHVKVSAFDFTRFGWIEGRVSDISPSSFVQDGQEPYYKVRIALDTNHLPQVPTARIAPGMQVDADIITGDKTVLAYILSPISRAMKTAFAER is encoded by the coding sequence ATGAAGCTCGTCCCCATCATCGGAGGCGCCCCCGAGCGGCGCGAACCCGAGCCGCCACGGCGGATCGACCCGCTGCGCCGGTTGACGATGCCCGTGCTCGTCGAGGAGGCGACCAGCGGGGCCTTCCTGCGGCGCACGGCGCTGACGATCGCCGCCGCCTTCATCGCGCTCATCGTCTGGTCGGCGCTGGCGACGGTCCACGAGGTGTCCCGTGCGCAAGGCATGGTGGTGCCGGCCGGTTTCGAGCGCATCATCCAGCACTACGAAGGCGGGATCGTCGCCGAGATCCTGGTCGAGGCCGGTCAGTCGGTCTACCAGGGCCAGCCGCTGTTCGTGCTCGACGATGCGGCCACCGCGGAGGATCTCGCCGTCGCCTCCCGCCAGAGGGACTCCATTGCCGCCGAGATCGAGAGCCTGATGGCCCTCGCCGAGGACCGCGAGCCGGACTTCAGCCGCTTCGACTCGCGCGTCGCCGCCAGCATGCGCGTCGCCCACACGTCGCAGCGCGACGCGTTGGACAAGGAGCACACGCTGATCGCCAGCCGCATCGAGCAGGCCCGCTCGATGCTGAAGAGCGTCGAGGCCCAGCTCGACGGTTACGAGGACGACCGCCGGTTCGCCGAGGAGAATTTCGCCCGCATCGATGCGCTGGTGAAGAAGGGCTTCTCCACGCGCGCTCTCCTCGCCGAGCGGCGCAAGGCGATCAGCGACGTGGAGAACGCCACCGCCGTCGCCGTCGAGAAGAAGCAGGCCGCGCGCGAGAAGCTGAACGAGGCGACCGGCAACCTCGCCGCCTTCCTCGCCCGCACCCGCGCCGACCGCGCCACGCGGATCCAGGAGTTGCAGACGACGCTGTCACGCATGAGCGGCGACCTCAGCAAGCAGAAGCGCCGGCGCGACCGCCTCACCGTCAGTTCGCCGGTGCACGGCCTGGTGAAGTCTCTCGAGGTCACGACCATCGGCGGCGTGGTCAAGAGCGGGCAGCCGCTGGCGACGATCGTCCCGGTCGGCGAGGAGCTGACCGCCGAAACGCGCATCCCCGTCAGCGAGATCGGCTACGTGGCGATCGGCCTCTCCGCCCACGTGAAGGTCTCGGCATTCGATTTCACCCGCTTCGGCTGGATCGAGGGGCGGGTGTCCGACATCTCGCCCTCCTCCTTCGTCCAGGACGGGCAGGAGCCCTACTACAAGGTCCGCATCGCGCTCGACACCAACCATCTGCCGCAGGTGCCGACGGCGCGCATCGCCCCCGGCATGCAGGTCGATGCCGACATCATCACCGGCGACAAGACCGTCCTGGCCTACATCCTCAGCCCGATCTCGCGGGCCATGAAAACCGCCTTCGCGGAGAGGTGA
- a CDS encoding response regulator has translation MTAVTHASPSRAARASDRATVLLVDDDRSALLMMEGQLENLGYQVVTASNGGEAFALLRENPAVADIVVTDRMMPVLDGLGLTRRLKREQATKHIPIVILTGARDPADVSAGIEAGAFYYLTKPSSAELIASVIGSAMEEVRRQKKLRADLRGHQSAFRNMEVVRFRLTGPAEVDSVVSMLASMQDAPDRTIQGIYELLQNAIEHGVLRFGLEAKSRLLAEGRWPEAVAERARDPAYAGGWALATAMRRDDGVYLNVKDNGPGFNWRPYLATDPSRSGAACGRGIARAANFAFDKLYYDKSGNQAVAFVASAPRVQW, from the coding sequence ATGACCGCAGTGACGCACGCGTCCCCGTCACGCGCCGCCCGCGCCAGCGACCGCGCCACGGTGCTCCTCGTCGACGACGACCGCAGCGCCCTCCTGATGATGGAGGGACAGCTCGAGAATCTGGGCTACCAGGTGGTCACCGCGAGCAACGGCGGCGAAGCCTTCGCCCTGCTGCGCGAGAACCCCGCGGTCGCCGACATCGTGGTCACCGACCGGATGATGCCCGTGCTCGACGGCCTCGGCCTCACCCGCCGCCTCAAGCGCGAGCAGGCGACCAAGCACATTCCCATCGTCATCCTCACCGGCGCGCGCGACCCGGCAGACGTCAGCGCCGGCATCGAGGCGGGGGCGTTCTACTACCTCACCAAGCCCTCGTCGGCCGAGCTGATCGCCTCGGTCATCGGCTCGGCGATGGAGGAGGTGCGGCGGCAGAAGAAGCTGCGCGCGGACCTGCGGGGCCATCAGTCCGCCTTTCGCAACATGGAGGTAGTGCGCTTCCGCCTCACCGGGCCGGCGGAGGTGGACTCGGTGGTGAGCATGCTCGCCAGCATGCAGGACGCGCCCGACCGCACCATCCAGGGCATCTACGAGCTGCTGCAGAACGCCATCGAGCACGGCGTGCTGCGCTTCGGCTTGGAGGCCAAGTCGCGGCTCCTGGCCGAAGGGCGGTGGCCGGAGGCGGTCGCCGAGCGGGCCCGTGACCCCGCCTACGCCGGCGGCTGGGCCCTGGCGACGGCCATGCGCCGGGACGACGGCGTCTACCTCAACGTCAAGGACAACGGGCCGGGGTTCAACTGGCGGCCCTACCTCGCGACCGACCCCAGCCGCTCCGGCGCGGCCTGCGGCCGCGGTATCGCCCGCGCCGCCAACTTCGCATTCGACAAGCTCTACTACGACAAATCAGGAAACCAGGCTGTCGCTTTCGTGGCCAGCGCGCCGCGTGTGCAATGGTAG
- a CDS encoding hybrid sensor histidine kinase/response regulator produces MSVLLAAILGKYTLDLVETTHERFRGQTRGYERAMRQQIDTGMVRLKDAAAFVLAGRADQVHDKLRRASRQSSSLTHLGYFTVDDHIVRSFIGDGDLFVDLREGGESLTLLENRLMQHMGLAVSVSPTQWRDVMPTLPENQIVLMQAMPIKDGGHLVVFVALDIARMAREAATGLSHLDLVSVHLEPDDAAVTLEFDPEPSFLFKLMGAEEAVTHVKVTRNLDAQIILREHFDDLTSLLFMLGGLTAVFVAGGVMVAAFNGMQRRDSRELTAALTKAETANEAKSVFLANMSHEIRTPLNGVLGMAELLMRTDMTRDQRRYAEQIVASGNTLLALLNDVLDLSKLESGQLAVDPIRTGLPELVTDIVRFYNGSAQHKGLPLLMDLDPRLPEFVEADPIRIRQILGNLISNALKFTKSGEVVVSVTLGKLDPEANRCVIEFAVSDTGIGIAEESIAKLFSRFTQAEDSTTRLYGGTGLGLSISKQICELMGGSIGVTSELGKGSVFTFALPLTALEGPRIPDGSGLRVAILSSSETLMRIVEVGLETYGTECLAYDARRSALDQLAKEHAQAPVDVILFDEGRSIEHTMALRARLRTNPRLTEIPLVILAAQEACASYPVFDGVLVKPFDCRVLLAMIHRLAGGESAEEAVVTSEAMVDSALANGPRYKGLQALLVDDNTVNLMFGSEVLEDLGFEVSEANNGLRAIDVAKKGDFDIIFMDCQMPVMDGYTATGKIRALMEEGGIRRVPIVAVTANALKGDRERCLDAGMDLFLTKPLKVAELKATLSGLSLRRRPAKAAAQHSPEAAPAPQRKAAPMSDPTRRDTAPQPAPAVAPQTRPVVAEVQPAAAQPVVQARTVAQAAPVAQAAPVAQAAPVAQAAPVAQAAIQAVAQGAPAAAPQRAAAPQPVAAAQPAPSAAPPARQAHPANRAHAEAKAAAQAKAAAQAEAQAEAKAQAEAAAVAKAAEQAAAAAKAQEAAQAKAMAQAKAAAQAKAAAQANAAAAQAKTAALQPQRAATPESPPAPQPAPAPAPAAKGKVPLVDVAAFKATRQSMKKFDTLLEFYRTDTAEYLKTIREALAMGNIEDAVMPAHTIKSSSRIVGATGLGTLAESFEARARSGDAANLQDLNKLRVHMDRIFDLTLQAIEKLTAADRTSDAA; encoded by the coding sequence ATGTCCGTTTTGCTGGCGGCAATCCTCGGAAAATATACGCTCGATCTGGTCGAGACGACTCACGAGCGGTTCCGCGGTCAGACCCGCGGCTACGAGCGCGCCATGCGCCAGCAGATCGACACCGGGATGGTTCGCCTCAAGGATGCCGCCGCGTTCGTCCTCGCGGGACGGGCCGACCAGGTCCACGACAAGCTGCGCCGCGCCAGCCGCCAATCCTCCAGCCTGACGCACCTCGGCTACTTCACGGTCGACGACCACATCGTGCGCTCCTTCATCGGCGACGGCGATCTCTTCGTCGACCTACGCGAGGGGGGCGAGTCGCTGACGCTCCTCGAGAACCGGCTGATGCAGCACATGGGTCTCGCCGTGTCGGTCAGCCCGACGCAATGGCGCGACGTGATGCCGACGCTGCCGGAGAACCAGATCGTCCTGATGCAGGCGATGCCGATCAAGGACGGTGGGCATCTGGTGGTCTTCGTCGCCCTCGACATCGCCCGCATGGCGCGCGAGGCGGCGACGGGCCTCAGCCATCTCGACCTCGTCAGCGTCCACCTGGAGCCCGACGACGCCGCCGTCACGCTCGAGTTCGATCCCGAGCCGTCGTTCCTGTTCAAGCTGATGGGGGCCGAAGAGGCGGTCACCCACGTCAAGGTGACGCGCAACCTCGACGCGCAGATCATCCTGCGCGAGCACTTCGACGACTTGACGTCGCTGCTCTTCATGCTCGGCGGGTTGACGGCGGTGTTCGTCGCGGGGGGCGTGATGGTCGCCGCCTTCAACGGCATGCAGCGTCGCGACTCGCGGGAGCTGACGGCGGCGCTGACGAAGGCGGAGACGGCCAACGAGGCGAAGTCGGTCTTCCTCGCCAACATGAGCCACGAGATCCGCACCCCTCTGAACGGCGTGCTCGGCATGGCCGAGCTGTTGATGCGCACCGACATGACGCGGGACCAGCGCCGCTATGCCGAGCAGATCGTCGCCTCCGGCAATACGCTGCTGGCGCTGCTGAACGACGTGCTGGACCTGTCCAAGCTGGAGAGCGGGCAGCTCGCCGTCGACCCGATCCGCACCGGCCTCCCCGAACTCGTCACCGACATCGTGCGCTTCTACAACGGCTCGGCGCAGCACAAGGGCCTGCCGCTCCTGATGGACCTCGACCCGCGCCTGCCGGAGTTCGTCGAGGCGGACCCGATCCGTATCCGGCAAATTCTCGGCAACCTCATCTCCAACGCGCTGAAGTTCACCAAGTCCGGCGAGGTCGTCGTGTCAGTGACGCTCGGCAAGCTCGACCCCGAGGCGAACCGCTGCGTGATCGAGTTCGCGGTCTCCGACACCGGCATCGGCATCGCCGAGGAGTCGATCGCCAAGCTGTTCTCTCGGTTCACGCAGGCCGAGGACAGCACCACGCGGCTTTACGGCGGCACCGGTCTCGGCCTCAGCATCTCCAAGCAGATCTGCGAGCTGATGGGCGGCTCGATCGGTGTCACCAGCGAGCTCGGCAAAGGCTCGGTGTTTACCTTCGCGCTGCCGCTGACGGCCCTCGAGGGCCCGCGTATCCCGGACGGCAGCGGCCTGCGCGTGGCGATTCTGTCCTCGTCGGAGACGCTGATGCGCATCGTCGAAGTCGGCCTCGAGACCTACGGGACGGAGTGCCTGGCCTACGATGCGCGGCGCTCGGCGCTCGATCAGCTCGCCAAGGAGCACGCGCAGGCGCCGGTCGACGTCATCCTGTTCGACGAGGGCCGCAGCATCGAGCACACGATGGCGCTGCGGGCGCGGCTGCGGACCAACCCGCGGCTGACCGAGATTCCGCTGGTCATCCTGGCGGCGCAGGAGGCGTGCGCGTCCTACCCGGTGTTCGACGGGGTGCTGGTCAAGCCGTTCGACTGCCGCGTCCTGCTGGCGATGATCCACCGTCTGGCCGGAGGCGAGAGTGCGGAGGAGGCGGTCGTCACCAGCGAAGCCATGGTCGACAGCGCGTTGGCCAACGGACCGCGCTACAAGGGCCTCCAGGCGCTCCTGGTGGACGACAACACCGTGAACCTGATGTTCGGGTCGGAGGTCCTGGAGGATCTGGGCTTCGAGGTCTCGGAGGCCAACAACGGCCTGCGCGCGATCGACGTCGCCAAGAAGGGCGACTTCGACATCATCTTCATGGACTGCCAGATGCCGGTGATGGACGGCTACACGGCGACCGGGAAGATCCGCGCGTTGATGGAGGAAGGCGGGATCCGGCGCGTGCCGATCGTCGCCGTCACCGCCAACGCGCTCAAAGGGGACCGGGAGAGGTGCCTCGACGCCGGAATGGACCTCTTCCTGACGAAGCCGCTGAAGGTCGCCGAGCTGAAGGCGACGCTGTCCGGCCTGTCGCTGCGTCGCCGGCCGGCGAAGGCGGCGGCACAACACTCCCCCGAAGCCGCCCCCGCGCCCCAGAGGAAGGCCGCCCCCATGAGTGATCCGACGAGACGCGACACCGCACCCCAACCGGCGCCGGCCGTCGCGCCCCAGACGCGCCCGGTCGTGGCCGAGGTGCAGCCCGCTGCGGCCCAGCCGGTGGTGCAGGCGCGGACGGTCGCCCAAGCCGCCCCCGTCGCCCAAGCCGCCCCCGTCGCCCAGGCCGCGCCCGTCGCCCAGGCCGCGCCCGTCGCCCAAGCGGCGATCCAGGCGGTGGCCCAAGGGGCGCCCGCCGCCGCACCGCAACGCGCGGCCGCGCCGCAGCCGGTCGCCGCCGCGCAGCCTGCACCGAGCGCCGCGCCGCCCGCCAGGCAGGCCCATCCGGCAAACCGGGCGCACGCGGAGGCCAAGGCCGCCGCGCAGGCCAAGGCCGCCGCCCAAGCCGAGGCGCAAGCTGAGGCCAAGGCGCAGGCGGAGGCCGCTGCCGTGGCCAAGGCGGCCGAGCAGGCGGCCGCCGCCGCAAAGGCGCAGGAAGCCGCCCAGGCGAAGGCGATGGCGCAAGCCAAGGCCGCCGCACAAGCCAAGGCGGCCGCCCAGGCGAACGCCGCGGCCGCCCAGGCGAAGACCGCCGCCCTCCAGCCGCAACGCGCAGCCACGCCGGAGAGCCCGCCCGCGCCGCAACCGGCCCCCGCGCCGGCCCCCGCCGCGAAGGGCAAGGTCCCGCTGGTGGACGTCGCCGCCTTCAAGGCCACCCGCCAGTCGATGAAAAAATTCGACACGTTGCTCGAGTTCTATCGAACCGACACCGCCGAGTACCTCAAGACGATCCGCGAGGCGCTGGCGATGGGCAACATCGAGGACGCGGTGATGCCGGCCCACACCATCAAGAGTTCGAGCCGCATCGTCGGCGCGACGGGCCTCGGGACGCTGGCGGAGAGCTTCGAGGCGCGGGCGCGCTCCGGCGATGCCGCCAACCTCCAGGACCTCAACAAGTTGCGCGTCCACATGGACCGCATCTTCGACCTGACCCTGCAGGCGATCGAAAAGCTGACCGCCGCCGACCGCACCTCCGACGCCGCCTGA
- a CDS encoding TRAP transporter large permease → MLATMIIAMVGLMLLAVPVAVAIGLAGVIGTAFFTNLPLIVVPQQAFIALDKFPLAAIPFFILAGNIMAAGGISSRLVDLVDSLLRDVRGGLPISCIMVCMIFAAVSGSSVATTFAIGAILIPAMTRQNYPIGFAASLQATSAELGVLIPPSIPMILYGVSAQAPVGDLFVAGLGPGALIAVALTAYVLVWTRITGHGKAEDVPAKPFGRSLRRALLALLMPVVILGGIYGGIFTPTEASVVAVVYALVVSMLVYRELSVLGLLQVIRGSTLSSAIVMFIISMAGLFSFVITRAGIPAMIGTFIAETFDGPITFLLAVNAFLFLVGMFVETAASIVVIAPILAPVAVAFGIDPVHFGLIMITNLALGMITPPFGVNLFAACAVANIGLERMIRHLLPLVAVILACLMLVTYVPWITSAPLALIGR, encoded by the coding sequence ATGCTCGCGACAATGATCATCGCCATGGTCGGCCTGATGCTGCTCGCGGTGCCGGTGGCGGTCGCCATCGGGCTCGCCGGCGTCATCGGCACGGCCTTCTTCACCAACCTGCCGCTCATCGTGGTGCCGCAGCAGGCGTTCATCGCGCTGGACAAGTTCCCGCTGGCGGCGATTCCGTTCTTCATCCTCGCCGGCAACATCATGGCCGCCGGCGGCATCTCCTCGCGCCTGGTCGACCTCGTCGACAGCCTGCTGCGGGACGTGCGCGGCGGGCTGCCGATCTCGTGCATCATGGTGTGCATGATCTTCGCGGCCGTCTCCGGCTCCTCGGTGGCGACGACGTTCGCGATCGGCGCGATCCTGATCCCGGCGATGACGCGGCAGAACTACCCGATCGGCTTCGCCGCGTCGTTGCAGGCGACCTCGGCTGAGCTCGGCGTCCTCATCCCGCCGTCGATCCCGATGATCCTCTACGGCGTCTCGGCGCAGGCGCCGGTGGGCGACCTCTTCGTGGCGGGTCTCGGCCCCGGCGCGCTCATCGCGGTGGCGCTGACGGCCTACGTCCTGGTGTGGACGCGCATCACCGGGCACGGCAAGGCGGAGGACGTTCCGGCGAAGCCGTTCGGGCGGAGCCTGCGCCGCGCGCTGCTGGCGCTCCTGATGCCCGTCGTCATCCTGGGCGGCATCTACGGCGGCATCTTCACGCCGACCGAAGCGTCGGTGGTGGCGGTGGTCTACGCGCTCGTCGTCTCGATGCTGGTGTACCGCGAGCTGTCGGTCCTCGGCCTGCTCCAGGTCATCCGCGGGTCGACGCTGTCGTCGGCGATCGTGATGTTCATCATCTCGATGGCGGGGCTGTTCTCGTTCGTGATCACCCGCGCGGGGATCCCGGCGATGATCGGCACCTTCATCGCGGAGACGTTCGACGGGCCGATCACATTCCTGCTGGCCGTCAACGCCTTCCTGTTCCTGGTGGGGATGTTCGTGGAGACGGCGGCGTCCATCGTCGTCATCGCGCCGATCCTGGCGCCGGTGGCGGTGGCCTTCGGGATCGACCCGGTGCACTTCGGTCTCATCATGATCACCAACCTGGCGCTCGGCATGATCACGCCGCCGTTCGGGGTGAACCTCTTCGCCGCCTGCGCGGTGGCCAACATCGGCTTGGAGCGGATGATCCGCCACCTGCTGCCGCTGGTGGCGGTGATCCTCGCTTGCCTGATGCTGGTGACCTACGTGCCGTGGATCACCTCGGCACCGCTGGCGCTGATCGGGCGCTGA
- a CDS encoding TRAP transporter small permease: protein MSSALAHIRRGALTIERAVTWTAVALGAVCLVAAVGVGFYQVLARFVLFRPASWSEPFVQSALIWMTYLALCGAMRTGTLISVDVLKKATQGAAHTTLRLAGAGAILVLLWVILWQGIAIVWRVRFQTIAGLGVPASYVYAALPTGAALSILALIGHVIDPPPDPSAPDASS, encoded by the coding sequence ATGAGCAGCGCCCTGGCGCATATCCGTCGCGGCGCGCTCACCATCGAGCGCGCCGTGACGTGGACGGCGGTGGCGCTCGGCGCGGTGTGCCTCGTCGCCGCGGTCGGCGTCGGCTTCTACCAGGTGCTGGCGCGGTTCGTGCTGTTCCGCCCGGCCTCCTGGTCGGAGCCGTTCGTGCAGAGCGCGCTGATCTGGATGACCTACCTGGCGCTGTGCGGCGCGATGCGCACCGGCACCCTCATCTCGGTCGACGTCTTGAAGAAGGCGACGCAGGGGGCGGCGCACACGACGCTTCGCCTCGCCGGGGCGGGGGCGATCCTGGTGCTCTTGTGGGTGATCCTGTGGCAGGGCATCGCCATCGTCTGGCGCGTCCGGTTCCAGACCATCGCGGGGCTCGGCGTGCCGGCCTCCTATGTCTACGCGGCGCTCCCCACCGGGGCGGCGCTCTCGATCCTGGCCCTGATCGGCCATGTGATCGACCCGCCGCCGGACCCGTCGGCGCCGGACGCATCGAGCTGA
- a CDS encoding DctP family TRAP transporter solute-binding subunit yields MIVRTLFTAALAVALPASAALAQDMTLNLGFVGGPQAPEAIAMGQLADEVKEKTDGRIEIRLQGGGALGGDREVIEGLQLGTVDMTVSSTSIVANFVPELKIFDIPFLFRDFDHAEAVLEGPTGEAILEEMPGKGLVGLAFGGMGFRELTNSVKPVKTVEDVKGLKIRTQQNEMHIKVWDALGVLPTPMAIPEVYTALQQGVVDGQENPIGAIVNNRFGEVQKYVSLTDHAFTPLVVLISPMVWDQLSGEDKAIVEEAAVHAMERNRAEVEKAIASGLDTLREQGMTVIADVDKDSFQESLGPVFDAFAEEFGADRIAEIRSAE; encoded by the coding sequence ATGATCGTACGCACGCTCTTCACCGCCGCCCTCGCCGTGGCGCTCCCCGCGTCCGCCGCGCTGGCGCAGGACATGACACTCAACCTCGGCTTCGTCGGCGGCCCGCAGGCGCCCGAGGCCATCGCCATGGGCCAGCTCGCCGACGAGGTGAAGGAGAAGACCGACGGACGCATCGAGATCCGCCTGCAGGGCGGCGGCGCGCTGGGCGGCGACCGCGAGGTCATCGAGGGTCTGCAGCTCGGCACCGTGGACATGACCGTCTCGTCGACGTCCATCGTCGCCAACTTCGTGCCCGAGCTGAAGATCTTCGACATCCCCTTCCTGTTCCGCGACTTCGACCACGCCGAGGCGGTGCTGGAGGGGCCGACCGGCGAGGCGATCCTCGAGGAGATGCCCGGCAAGGGTCTCGTCGGCCTCGCGTTCGGCGGCATGGGCTTCCGCGAGCTGACCAACTCGGTCAAGCCGGTGAAGACGGTCGAGGACGTGAAGGGCCTCAAGATCCGCACGCAGCAGAACGAGATGCACATCAAGGTGTGGGACGCGCTGGGCGTGCTGCCGACGCCGATGGCGATCCCGGAGGTCTACACCGCGTTGCAGCAGGGCGTGGTCGACGGACAGGAGAACCCGATCGGCGCCATCGTCAACAACCGCTTCGGCGAGGTGCAGAAGTATGTCAGCCTCACCGACCACGCCTTCACCCCGCTGGTGGTGCTGATCTCGCCGATGGTGTGGGACCAGCTCTCGGGCGAGGACAAGGCGATCGTCGAGGAGGCGGCCGTGCACGCGATGGAGCGCAACCGCGCCGAGGTGGAGAAGGCGATCGCCAGCGGCCTCGACACGCTGCGTGAGCAGGGGATGACGGTGATCGCCGACGTCGACAAGGACTCCTTCCAGGAGAGCCTCGGCCCGGTGTTCGACGCGTTCGCCGAGGAGTTCGGCGCCGACCGCATCGCCGAGATCCGCAGCGCCGAATGA